Part of the Drosophila willistoni isolate 14030-0811.24 unplaced genomic scaffold, UCI_dwil_1.1 Seg285, whole genome shotgun sequence genome, tggtgaattttgtcatcaaagtttattatgccaaaaatatccatgtccttgtttcacatctactttgtatcggcactcttttgacttggttaaggctggaacaggaatacgtaaacagggataaacaaaacttcccaataatcaatattgcacgatctaaaatattacgtttcgaattaaattcatctataaaccagagggatggggcaaacttcgaccgcgtcaaagtttgtatacccttgcaacttttttggtaactctttccttacctatagccatccgaatggaaaaacgttttatctaaaaaggctaaagtttgcgaaagaacggcctaaaatcttagcataggaaataacgaagatattgatcaaagtcactgtttaccaccgattgttcctatgggagctatatgatatagtcgcccgatcttagtttgattcggcacagtcattaatggttatattaaactgagaaataacaaatttttatgacatttgcgtagaaagtaacgaatttacttgggttctattcaataatctcttagtttttcaactattttaacgaaaattgctaataattcactgattaaaaagagacagaaagatttggcaatttcatactgctaagtttattttcgaaaatatctaGTACTCTCAGCTGGACGGAAGCAATTCACACatttttgagatccaagaaggcctgggatgtttgtaaaattcgTCCTGGTCAAGGGGTACAGTACTTGAATCATTCTAATTCGTGAACtcatacagtcaacatcaaaaataaaacaaaaagtttacttctgaaaatcaataaagagaaaaacaaaagtgaaaacatgttgactgttcaattgatcatgcaatccggaaaggttagtaaacgtgaggatataacttttcataatcgtgaccaagtgttcttttccagcCATTGGTTACGAAGCTCCCAATCTCAGCTACCGTATACGAGCTAAAGGCTGAGCTTCAGAGCCTTCTCAATATTGAGCCGGAAACATTGGAGATTTCTGCATCTGATGTAACGTGTGCCGATTCAGATCTTTTAATAGAAGTTGTTGGTctaggcaaaaacaaacaaattaagccggttgtgtcttgctatgaaggcaacaattttgtgggCTTGATACTATTTTCCCTTGGGGGCGAGGATTTCGCCGATCCATTAGTCGATAATTCGGTGTCAGACTCAAGTATCGAAGATAGTGAATCTTCCGTCATTGAGCTATCCTCGGGATCTAGTGGCGGATCCGTCCAGCCATCCACTATTGATTGCAAGCGAGgtattaaacgaaaagcccaAGGACATGAAATAACCATAGAGACTAAACGGTAAGTATTAGgaatagaaaatcaaaattcagtgaCTGAATATTCCGTCTTTTGAAAATAGGATCAAATATGTTCTCGAATCCAGTGAGGAGAGTCTAGAAAACCACTCGTATGGAGATATGCAGGAGGCATGCGATATGGGAGGCTGCGGAATAAAGTCCCGACCACGCCCGGTTAAACATGAAATCGAAATGGAACCTGGTgttataaatggtcagcggcCCCTGTACGTTAACATTCTCCCAGAGAACAGGCCGTTTGTCTGTTGGAAGagttctttggaatttttaaggatttcaGAAATGTTCGCTGTTTGGATTTCAATGAGGTGACTCCAGACACTGAGTACAATGGGCGGCTGTACATTGCAGCGGCCAATGAGGATACGATGGACTGGGTGGCGGGCAACGTGTGCTCCATGGAGACATATCAGGCCACCAGTCTGTGTGGACATCAAGGAAAGATGCAACAGccttaaattttgtttttggattatcaaatttgagttttgcgattagaacacgcttttatatttttattttatgcaatatatattttgaaatgttaaaaaaaaggttacaatTGCGGCAGTCTCATTTGTCTGCCGATTATTCTGACTGGCAACGATAGTTTgtcgtaatagaaaaatattgttgctttactaacgaaacgttgattggtgaattttgtcatcaaagtttattatgccaaaagtatccatgtccttgtttcacatctactttgtatcggcactcttttgacttggttaaggctggaacaggaatacgtaaacagggataaacaaaacttcccaataatcaatattgcacgatctaaaatattacgtttcgaattaaattcatctataaaccagagggatggggcaaacttcgaccgcgtcaaagtttgtatacccttgcaacttttttggtaactctttccttacctatagccatccgagtggaaaaacgttttatctaaaaaggctaaagtttgcgaaagaacggcctaaaatcttagcataggaaataacgaagatattgatcaaagtcactgtttaccaccgattgttcctatgggagctatatgatatagtcgcccgatcttagtttgattcggcacagtcattaatggttatattaaactgagaaataacaaatttttatgacatttgcgtagaaagtaacgaatttacttgggttctattcaataatctcttagtttttcaactattttaacgaaaattgctaataattcactgattaaaaagagacagaaagatttggcaatttcatactgctaagtttattttcgaaaatatctaGTACTCTCAGCTGGACGGAAGCAATTCACACatttttgagatccaagaaggcctgggatgtttgtaaaattcgTCCTGGTCAAGGGGGTACAGTACTTGAATCATTCTAATTCGTGAACtcatacagtcaacatcaaaaataaaacaaaaagtttacttctgaaaatcaataaagagaaaaacaaaagtgaaaacatgTTGACTGTTCAATTGATCATGCAATCCGGAAAGGTTAGTAAACGTGAGGATATAACTTTTCATAATCGTGACCAAGTGTTCTTTTTCAGCCATTGGTTACGAAGCTCCCAATCTCAGCTACCGTATAAGGCTGAGCTTCAGAGCCTTCTCAATATTGAGCCGGAAACATTGGAGATTTCTGCATCTGATGTAACGTGTGCCGATTCAGATCTTTTAATAGAAGTTGCTGGTctaggcaaaaacaaacaaattaagccggttgtgtcttgctatgaaggcaacaattttgtgggCTTGATACTATTTTCCCTTGGAGGCGAGGATTTCGCCGATCCATTAGTCGATAATTCGGTGTCAGACTCAAGTATCGAAGATAGTGAATCTTCCGTCATTGAGCTATCCTCGGGATCTAGTGGCGGATCCGTCCAGCCATCCACTATTGATTGCAAGCGAGgtattaaacgaaaagcccaAGGACATGAAACAACCATAGAGACTAAACGGTAAGTATTAGgaatagaaaatcaaaattcagtgaCTGAATATTCCGTCTTTTGAAAATAGGATCAAATATGTTCTCGAATCCAGTGAGGAGAGTCTAGAAAACCACTCGTATGGAGATATGCAGGAGGCATGCGATATGGGAGGCTGCGGAATAAAGTCCCGACCACGCCCGGTTAAACATGAAATCGAAATGGAACCTGATgttataaatggtcagcggcCCCCGTACGTTAACATTCTCCCAGAGAACAGGCCGTTTGTCGTGGTTATATCTTCCTCAGAatgtgagaaaaacttttgcgacctgttggaagagttctttggaatttttaaggatttcaGAAATGTTCGCTGTTTGGATTTCAATGAGGTGACTCCAGATACTGAGTACAATGGGCGGCTGTACATTGCAGCGGCCAATGAGGATACGATGGACTGGGTGGCGGGCAACGTATGCTCCATGGAGACATATCAGGCCACCAGTCTCATAGACTTCCTACACCTGACACCGGCCAGAGTTACATGGCCAAAGGTCGAGAAGTGTTTCCAAGCAATTTCGAGCTTCTGGAACAGCAGAATGCTGATATTACGACGGAGAAGTGGGCCGTGGTGAGCCGCAAAGATGCAGCCCCCATAGTGACAGATATTTGTCCAAATGAACAGCTTGAGATCTGGATGGATGCAGAGAGTGTGGACATCATCAAGGAAAGATGCAACAgcctcaaattttgtttttggattatcaaatttgagttttgcgattagaacacgcttttatatttttattttatgcaatatatattttgaaatgttaaaaaaaaggttacaatTGCGGCAGTCTCATTTGTCTGCCGATTATTCTGACTGGCAACGATAGTTTgtcgtaatagaaaaatattgttgctttactaacgaaacgttgattggtgaattttgtcatcaaagtttattatgccaaaagtATCCATGTCCTTGTTTCACATCTACTTTGTATCGGCACTCTTTTGACTTAGTTAAGGCTGGAACAGGAATACGTAAACAGGGATAAACAAAACTTCCCAATAATCAATATTGCACGATCTAAAATATTACGTTTCGAATTAAATTCATCTATAAACCAGAGGGATGGGgcaaacttcgaccgcgtcaaagtttgtatacccttgcaacttttttggtaactctttccttacctatagccatcaaaatggaaaaacgttttatctaaaaaggctaaagtttgcgaaagaacggcctaaaatcttagcataggaaataacgaagatattgatcaaagtcactgtttaccaccgattgttcctatgggagctatatgatatagtcgcccgatcttagtttgattcggcacagtcattaatggttatattaaactgagaaataacaaatttttatgacatttgcgtagaaagtaacgaatttacttgggttctattcaataatctcttagtttttcaactattttaacgaaaattgctaataattcactgattaaaaagagacagaaagatttggcaatttcatactgctaagtttattttcgaaaatatctaGTACTCTCAGCTGGACGGAAGCAATTCACACatttttgagatccaagaaggcctgggatgtttgtaaaattcgaccTGGTCAAGGGGGTACAGTACTTGAATCATTCTAATTCGTGAACtcatacagtcaacatcaaaaataaaacaaaaagtttacttctgaaaatcaaaaaagagaaaaacaaaagtgaaaacatgTTGACTGTTCAATTGATCATGCAATCCGGAAAGGTTAGTAAACGTGAGGATATAACTTTACATAATCGTgaccaagtgttcttttccagcCATTGGTTACGAAGCTCCCAATCTCAGCTACCGTATACGAGCTAAAGGCTGAGCTTCAGAGCCTTCTCAATATTGAGCCGGAAACATTGGAGATTTCTGCATCTGATGTAACGTGTGCCGATTCAGATCTTTTAATAGAAGTTGCTGGTctaggcaaaaacaaacaaattaagccggttgtgtcttgctatgaaggcaacaattttgtgggCTTGATACTATTTTCCCTTGGGGGCGAGGATTTCGCCGATCCATTAGTCGATAATTCGGTGTCAGACTCAAGTATCGAAGATAGTGAATCTTCCGTCATTGAGCTATCCTCGGGATCTAGTGGCGGATCCGTCCAGCCATCCACTATTGATTGCAAGCGAGgtattaaacgaaaagcccaAGGACATGAAATAACCATAGAGACTAAACGGTAAGTATTAGgaatagaaaatcaaaattcagtgaCTGAATATTCCGTCTTTTGAAAATAGGATCAAATATGTTCTCGAATCCAGTGAGGAGAGTCTAGAAAACCACTCGTATGGAGATATGCAGGAGGCATGCGATATGGGAGGCTGCGGAATAAAGTCCCGACCACGCCCGGTTAAACATGAAATCGAAATGGAACCTGATgttataaatggtcagcggcCCCCGTACGTTAACATTCTCCCAGAGAACAGGCCTTTTGTCGTGGTTATATCTTCCTCAGAatgtgagaaaaacttttgcgacctgttggaagagttctttggaatttttaaggatttcaGAAATGTTCGCTGTTTGGATTTCAATGAGGTGACTCCAGACACTGAGTACATTGGGCGGCTGTACATTGCAGCGGCCAATGAGGATACGATGGACTGGGTGGCGGGCAACGTATGCTCCATGGAGACATGTCAGGCCACCAGTCTCATAGACTTCCTACACCTGACACCGGCCAGAGTTACATGGCCAAAGGTCGAGAAGTGTTTCCAAGCAATTTTCGAGCTTCTGGAACAGCAGAATGCTGATATTACGACGGAGAAGTGGGCCGTGGTGAGCCGCAAAGATGCAGCCCCCATAGTGACAGATATTTGTCCAAATGAACAGCTTGAGATCTGGATGGATGCAGAGAGTGTGGACATCATCAAGGAAAGATGCAATAGcctcaaaatttgtttttggattatcaaatttgagttttgcgattagaacacgcttttatatttttattttatgcaatatatattttgaaatgttaaaaaaaaggttacaatTGCGGCAGTCGCATTTGTCTGCCGATTATTCTGACTGGCAACGATAGTTTgtcgtaatagaaaaatattgttgctttactaacgaaacgttgattggtgaattttgtcatcaaagtttattatgccaaaagtatccatgtccttgtttcacatctactttgtatcggcactcttttgacttggttaaggctggaacaggaatacgtaaacagggataaacaaaacttcccaataatcaatattgcacgatctaaaatattacgtttcgaattaaattcatctataaaccagagggatggggcaaacttcgaccgcgtcaaagtttgtatacccttgcaacttttttggtaactctttccttacctatagccatctaaatggaaaaacgttttatctaaaaaggctaaagtttgcgaaagaacatTAAACACCTGGCCGCCCATAGCCCGTGCGGGCACTTTTGCTCGGCAATTGCTCGTGTGGCCGGctgtgtgcatgccgatgtGAGCACGAAGTACAAGTTGAGTGCATATAAAAACAGCTAGTGTCGCACAGACTTTTACCGAAAGCagtactatgtcgctttgttacgcagctacacgcagaaaaattgatgcttcactttcttacatggcaactttaaaaatattttgccattatttatattttgtcccaatagggtaaaaagtatattacAATATAAGCGAATCCACATTTTCgacaatgaaattaattaaagattcAATTCGAAATAGTCTTACTGATAGCTATTTAGAAGATCTCCTTCGtataaaaagttatccaaacaATATAGAAGTAAAGGAAATAGTTGAGTTTCTGAACAACACTTAGGTCGGAATTATTCTTtttcacttgcagtttaattttttattcgtttcttcacatacgattcgcgcagtgtaaagcagcttacgtacacaagcaagcgcacgcatacattgacagtttgagctggctctctttgtgcctatCCCTGGATAAAAGAATATGCAAGAGTCCgcgaaagaatattttctGATGATAGTAATGTCGCATGCGTCAAGAGAGCACCAAAGCGCTCAACCTTGCGTATGCGTAACTTTTGGAAAGCTGTACGAAATATCAAAAGAAGGTTAATTTGTTCAGTAATTAATGAAGCCGTAGATGGCCAATTTTAtgcttcaatttcatttttattttttttagaattaggCTTATTAGACACAGGGGCAAATATTAGTTGCATTGGAGCAGACCTGGCTAAAATAGACTGGTCgcacaattcaaaatttcgcaAAATTAATTCGTCAGTAAAAACGGCTGATGGACAGCCACAAACAGTTATTGGATCCATACAACTGAACGTAAAATATAGGGAGCAGATGAAGgacattaatttctttataatcCCTTCGATTAAGCATAGGGTAGTATTAGGAACAGATTTTTGAAAAGCTTTCAAATTGGCCCCGGGTGTAATTTCCTCGATTGAAACTTCAAATAGCAACGTGCCTAGATTACCAGAGAAAGACGGTGAGGAAAAGTTTCCGCTgacagcagaagaagaaaaacgttTAGGCGGAATCATTACTCTATTTCCAGACTTTGAAAGGCAAGGCCTCGGAAGAACAAAGCTTCTGCAACATCATATAGAGGTAGGCAATGCCACCCCGATTAAACAGCGATCAAATAATCGAAGTCAAATAGTCCTTGGAGTTCGCCCATGCGTTTGGTGATTAACTCTGGAAAAGTTCGTTTATGCTTAGATGCACGACGTATTAACGAGGTTACGAAGAAAGACGCATACCCACTGCCCAGCATCAATGGAATTTTCGCAAGACTACCAAAAGCTAACATCATCTCCAAGATAGGTTTGAGTGAGGAATCAAAAGCAATCACAGCATTTACAGTACCCGGTCGTCTATTGTATCATTTTGTAGTTATGCCATTTGGTTTGTGTAATGCCGCGTAAACAATGTGTAGACTAATGGATGAAATAATACCCCCtgaattaaaatattgtacTTTTGGATACTTAGACGATTTATGTGTAGTATCAGAAAGCTTTGAGGAACATCTTATTGTGTTAGCCAAGCTAGCTGAGCAATTTCGAATGGCGAATGTgactttaaatgtggcaaagagCAAATTTTGTGTCACAAAAGTTGCATTTTTAGGATATATAGTAGGCAATGGAGGAATTTCAACTGACACATCAAAAACAGACGCGATTCAGTCATGGCCAATTCCGAAAACAGTTAAACAAGTAAGAGCGTTTATGGGAGTAGTCGTATGGTATAGACGATTTATACCTAACTTGTCAGATATTAGTTTTTCAGTCACCGAGCTTCTGTCgtcgaaaaagaaatttgtctGGAACGAGCAAGCTCAGAAATCCTTTGAAAAGCTTAAGTCTGCGTTGACTTCAGCTCCAGTTTTGCAGAACCCGAACTTTGAACGGAAGTTCTATGTGCATTGCGATGCGAGCGATGTCGCAAGCGATGTTGCGAGCGGGAATGTTTAGCAGcatgtaacgatccttttttgtccttcgggatatttacgatatctcttgggctaggttcggcacaacaaatttattttgtgccccggtgaaattaaaacaggtttgatttcagttgttaatgcttaattgtatgtttattcaaatcgttGGTGGGCTCGGTTGGATATGACGGTTTCTCGATGGTAGTTCTGGGCTTGGGCAGCGTTGGTGAGTCACTTCGAATCCCTCGTCGATCCTTCTCGTCTTCCTCTTGCTTCTATAGCCGTTGCTGGTTAATGTCTCGATCCGTATAGTGTACTTGATTTGAGCTACACACCTCTGCACCCTTTTCGCTGAGTTCGTTGAGTatgcttttgctttaaagCTCTGGGATGAATCCCGTAGCTGTTATCACGAAGCAGGATGTTCCTCAGAAATTGGTActcgtcaggatatatagatcctggaatttcggcagtaggatatatcctcgtaCCTTCCACTGACCTTGGGTACTCCTGGAGATTGCTTGGCTTCTCTCAAATTTACTCTGGCTTGGGTACGGAGTTTATTATCCTTACTTAAGGACTTGTTGCTATCAAGTGCAACTgtacaggttactcgtaaggcctgtatagttcttagttttctgctgctccttgtgtttccttgctaagtttcttaag contains:
- the LOC124461241 gene encoding uncharacterized protein LOC124461241 encodes the protein MLTVQLIMQSGKPLVTKLPISATVYELKAELQSLLNIEPETLEISASDVTCADSDLLIEVAGLGKNKQIKPVVSCYEGNNFVGLILFSLGGEDFADPLVDNSVSDSSIEDSESSVIELSSGSSGGSVQPSTIDCKRGIKRKAQGHEITIETKRIKYVLESSEESLENHSYGDMQEACDMGGCGIKSRPRPVKHEIEMEPDVINGQRPPYVNILPENRPFVVVISSSECEKNFCDLLEEFFGIFKDFRNVRCLDFNEVTPDTEYIGRLYIAAANEDTMDWVAGNVCSMETCQATSLIDFLHLTPARVTWPKVEKCFQAIFELLEQQNADITTEKWAVVSRKDAAPIVTDICPNEQLEIWMDAESVDIIKERCNSLKICYNCGSRICLPIILTGNDSLS
- the LOC124461243 gene encoding uncharacterized protein LOC124461243 isoform X1, translating into MQSGKPLVTKLPISATVYELKAELQSLLNIEPETLEISASDVTCADSDLLIEVAGLGKNKQIKPVVSCYEGNNFVGLILFSLGGEDFADPLVDNSVSDSSIEDSESSVIELSSGSSGGSVQPSTIDCKRGIKRKAQGHETTIETKRIKYVLESSEESLENHSYGDMQEACDMGGCGIKSRPRPVKHEIEMEPDVINGQRPPYVNILPENRPFVVVISSSECEKNFCDLLEEFFGIFKDFRNVRCLDFNEVTPDTEYNGRLYIAAANEDTMDWVAGNVCSMETYQATSLIDFLHLTPARVTWPKVEKCFQAISSFWNSRMLILRRRSGPW
- the LOC124461243 gene encoding uncharacterized protein LOC124461243 isoform X2, which translates into the protein MQSGKPLVTKLPISATVYELKAELQSLLNIEPETLEISASDVTCADSDLLIEVVGLGKNKQIKPVVSCYEGNNFVGLILFSLGGEDFADPLVDNSVSDSSIEDSESSVIELSSGSSGGSVQPSTIDCKRGIKRKAQGHEITIETKRIKYVLESSEESLENHSYGDMQEACDMGGCGIKSRPRPVKHEIEMEPGVINGQRPLYVNILPENRPFVCWKSSLEFLRISEMFAVWISMR